CATCGTTCGGCTGCGCCGGTGAGCGCTGCGTCGCCACCAGCGTCGTGGTCGCGGTGGGCGAGGTCGGCGATCGGCTGGTAAGCGAACTAGTCAAAGCTGGTGACGCTACCAGGATCGGTCCCGGTGATCGTCCCGGCTGCGGCATGGGCCCGGTGATCACGCCCGAAGCGCGCCAGCGCATTGTTGGCTATATCGAGGATGGCGTGAAGGCGGGCGCGAAACTGGTGCGCGACGGCCGCAAGGACACCTGCGACGCCGAAGGCTATTACCTCGGCACCACAATTTTCGACAATGTAAAGCCGGAGATGCGGATTGCGCGCGAGGAGATTTTCGGACCCGTCCTCTCGGTGATTCGCGTGCGCGACTTGGACCACGCGCTGGAGGTCGTCAACAGCTCCGAACACGGGAATGCGTCTTCGATTTACACCAAATCGGGCGCGGCGGCGCGGCAATTTGCGGCCAACACCCAGACCGGAATGGTCGGCGTGAATTTGGGCGTGCCGGCTCCAGTCGCCATCTTCCCATTCTCCGGCTGGAAGAACTCGTTCTTCGGAGATGCGCACGCCCTGGGCAAGGACGGCGTGCGGTTCTATACGGAGACGAAAGTTGTGACGTCACGCTGGCCAGATTAAGTCTTGGCGACTGATTTACACGGAGGAGCAGAGATGGCAAAAGAATCCGTGTAGATCCGTGTGCATCCGTGGCGAATTTCTTTTGGAGGACTCATGCCTCGCAATGTGCGGTGCGGACTTATACAGGCTTCGAATGCGCTCGGCACCGAGCAGCCGCTGGACAAGATTAAGAAGGCGATGGTGGACAAGCACGTCAAGCTCATCGCCCAGGCCGCGAAAGACAAAGTTCAGGTGCTGTGTTTGCAGGAACTATTTTACGGTCCTTATTTTTGCGCCGAGCAGAAGGAACGGTGGTACGAGCTCACCGAACCGGTCCCCGACGGCCCCACCATCAAGCTCATGCAGAAGATCGCCGCGCAGCATCGCATGGTGCTGGTGGTCCCGGTGTATGAAGAGGAGATGACTGGGCTGTACTACAACACCGCGGCAGTCATCGACGCCGACGGCAAGTACCTCGGAAAATATCGCAAGAACCACATTCCCCATTGCAATCCCGGTTTCTGGGAGAAGTTCTATTTCACGCCGGGCGATCTCGGCTATCCCGTGTTCCGCACCAAGTACGCCAAGGTCGGCGTGTACATCTGTTACGACCGCCATTTTCCCGAGGGCGCGCGCATCCTGGGGCTGAACGGGGCCGAGATCGTGTTCAATCCCTCGGCCACCGTCGCCGGCCTGTCCGAATATTTGTGGGAACTGGAACAGCCGGCACACGCGGTGGCGAACGGATATTTCGTGGGCGCCATCAATCGCGTGGGGTGGGAGAAGCCGTGGTCAATCGGCGAGTTTTACGGCAAGAGCTACTTCTGCAATCCGCGCGGCAAGATTGTCGCGCAGGCCGGCCGCGACAAGGATGAACTGGTGGTCGCCGAACTGGATCTCGACATGATCGAAGAGGTGCGGCGGACTTGGCAGTTTTTCCGCGACCGGCGCCCGGAAACCTACCAGCCGCTCACGGCGCAGTCGGGACAGGCAAGAACGGCCGCTGCGGCAGATTGAAGCCCGGATGTATCCTGTTGAATGGATGTCATCCTGAGCGCAGCGAACGCGGCGCGAAGGATGACATTACACGATACACCTATCTCCCACTCTCGATTCTGTGCATCCTCCCTGTGCCCTCGTCCATCTTTTTGCCATGACCAAAGATGGACGCATCGAACCTGCCATGAAGCAACGCCGCCTCGATCACACCACAGAAAGCTTATCCGCCATCGGCTTGGGCTGCATGGGCATGTCCGAGTTCTACGGCGAACGCAACGATGACGAGAGCGCCGCGACTATTCAGCGCTCGCTCGATCTCGGCATCAACTTTCTCGACACGGCAGACGTCTATGGCATGGGCCACAACGAAGAGCTTGTCGGCCGCGCCATCAAGGGACGCCGCAGTGAGGTCTTCCTGGCAACCAAGTTCGGCAATGTGCGCGCGGCGAACGGTGACTGGATTGGAGTCAACGGCCGTCCCGACTACATTCGCGAGGCCTGCGACGCAAGCCTGAAGCGGCTCGGGGTGGAGAAGATCGACCTC
This region of Terriglobales bacterium genomic DNA includes:
- a CDS encoding nitrilase-related carbon-nitrogen hydrolase, whose protein sequence is MPRNVRCGLIQASNALGTEQPLDKIKKAMVDKHVKLIAQAAKDKVQVLCLQELFYGPYFCAEQKERWYELTEPVPDGPTIKLMQKIAAQHRMVLVVPVYEEEMTGLYYNTAAVIDADGKYLGKYRKNHIPHCNPGFWEKFYFTPGDLGYPVFRTKYAKVGVYICYDRHFPEGARILGLNGAEIVFNPSATVAGLSEYLWELEQPAHAVANGYFVGAINRVGWEKPWSIGEFYGKSYFCNPRGKIVAQAGRDKDELVVAELDLDMIEEVRRTWQFFRDRRPETYQPLTAQSGQARTAAAAD